The Tripterygium wilfordii isolate XIE 37 chromosome 23, ASM1340144v1, whole genome shotgun sequence genomic sequence AATGCCTTGCATGGAAGATGCTCTGGAGCTCAAGAGATGGTCATCACAGCCACAACTTTCTTTTGCTCGTTTCAGTGAATCGAAGCCTCTGTACAGAACTTCCTCATATCCAGAGCAGCCACCACACCAACATAACTACACAAGTGAACCATTTATGGTATCGAAATCAAATTTTACATCTTTTCCTCCTCCTGGTAGCAGATCTCAGCAAGCTTCACCGCAGCACCTGAATATTTCTTCCCTTTCCGGAGGATCAGGATCGCCCTTCTCTACTCCAAACTTGTCCCCATTATCTAACTCTAACCCTCATCTTTCTGGTTTACATCATGGGTTGGACTATGGTGGTAATGTTCCCCAGTACAGCTCTCCTGGACTTTTGTTAAACGGCAGGACACAAAACCATTGGCTAAACCACAGTGGCCTATCACATGGAGATCAGTCCAGCCTCTTGCATAATATATTGCAACAGCAATTTTCTCGCCAAAATGGCCTATTTTCATCTCATCTATTTTCATCGCAGCAGCAGAGACTGCATGCTTCACTTCAACCATCTTTGGCCCATTTGGCAGCGATGCAATCCCAACTGCATTATTCTCATCCTGCACCATCACATAGAATGATGGTAGGTTTGACTGACAGGGATCAAAAACGAAAATCATCTCATCGAGGCAGACATCGGTTTTCTCATCATGGCTCTGATATTAGTAGTCAGAAGAGTGATAGTGCATTGGTGCAATTCAGGTCCAAGTATATGACGGCTGAAGAGATTGAGAGCATTCTTAGAATGCAGCATGCTGCTACTCACAGCAATGACCCATATATTGATGATTATTACCACCAAGCTCGCCTTGCTAAAAAATCTGCTGGGTCCGGGATAAAGCACCATTTCTTCCCAGCCCACCTGAAGGAACTGCCCTCTCGGGGCCGTAACAGTGCAGAGCATAAACCTAATGCTGATGCACCTGGGAGGATTCCCTTGACTTCTATTCGCAGACCCTCGTCCCCTTCTTGAAGTCGACTCTCCCCCCTCTGGTTCTTGTGCTGGAAGTTCTGAGCAAACAGTCTCTGAGAAGCCCTTGGAACAGGAACCAATGCTTGCAGCTAGAATCACTATTGAAGATGGCCTTTGTCTACTTCTTGATATAGATGATATTGACCGGTTCTTGCAATTTAGCCAGCATCAAGATGGTGGGGCCCAGCAACGGCGTCGGCGGCAGATGCTGCTGGAAGGGTTGGCAGCAGCACTTCAGCTTGTTGATCCACTTGGCAAAAGTGGCCACACTGTTGGCCTGAGCCCCAAGGATGACATTGTGTTCCTACGATTAATCTCTCTCCCAAAGGGAAGAAAGCTCGTCACTAGGTTTCTCCAGCTTCTCTTTCCTGGTAGTGAGCTCACCCGAATTGTTTGTATGGCCATTTTCCGTCACTTGAGATTTTTGTTTGGTGGTCTTCCTTTGGATATCAGAGCAGCTGAAACGACTAATAATCTAGTGAAGACAGTTTCTGCATGTACTAATGGCATGGATCTTCGTGCACTCAGTGCTTGTCTTGTTGCAGTTGTTTGTTCAACAGAGCAGCCGCCGTTGCGACCCCTTGGAAGTCCTGCAGGGGATGGGGCCTCTGTTATTTTGAAGTCTCTACTTGACCGGGTAACTAAGCTGTTATCTGATCCTCAGGCTGCTGGCACCTGTAGCTTGTCGAATCGGGCCCTCTGGCAGGCATCATTTGATGAATTTTTTAATATCCTTACTAAATATTGCGTGAGTAAATATGAAGCTATTTTGCAATCAGTCTATGTGCAGAACCAGCTAAGTGAGGAGGCTATTGGTTCAGAAGTAACTAGGGCAATAAGTCGTGAAATGCCTGTGGATCTTCTGCGATCAAGTCTGCCACACACGAACGAAAGCCAGCGGAAGCTTCTCTTAGATTTTGCTCAGAGATCCATGCCCATTAGCGGATTGAACGCACACTCCGGGACAAGTAGCCAAATGAACTCCGAATCAGTGAGAAGTTAAGAAAGGAGCAAAGATCAGGTCAAAGCCATACAAGTTGCCCATGAATGGATATACTATGTTGTGGGGTGGATGCAAAGTTGTATCCATAACGCAAACCAGTTTTAAGGCCTCTGTTTAATTAGTCTCTTTTACTTTCTTAATTAGAATTTTTAAATCTTGCTGCTCATTCGATGATATGTAGTATTTTCTTAAACGCGTATCATGATGGACGGGAGTCGTTGAGCAGAAGTTTTTCTTTCTGGGGAGCTTTATTTTGGTGCTCTGTGTTGAAATTCCAGACAACTGGAAGTGGAAGGGTAGGGGATATAGCATGTACAGGATTGTCGTAAAGAACATTAGGACCTGGATTTCTCCTTTTTCCATTCCTCTTTTATTGTTCTTCCCCCTAGTTCATTCCGGGACAATAGTGAATTGTGATTATTTCTTTGAAGGGGGGTCGTTCTTGTCCCGTATTTGTTCGAGTCTTGTAATTCTGAGATGGGAACGACCCTTCCCTTAAGAGGGTTCTCTGATCATTATTGATATGGAATAGTCTTTTGAATTCTTTTAAGAATATGGATGCTCTTAGAGAAGGTAATGGTTATTCCAtgttgattttttctttgaCCCCCCCATTTTCTCAGCCTAGGATTCGGGATAGCATGCCATGTAATTTATATTGAGAACCCAATAACTGTATGGGTCTATGGGGACAGTACAGAGGCGACTAGAAAGGACCGGGGCCGGGCTTAAATACGTATGATTAGGTTCACGTTGCACTGCACTGCCTCTAACTTCGATTGGCCTGCGCCAGTTATCGAACTCGATACTCCAATGGTGTAAGTAAATGGGTTTGGAGGCGGCCTTGGCCTTCATTTATTTCTTGACGAGCGACGAAATTCTTCTCCCGACTCCTCTTCTCAAAGAAGGAACTTCCCCTGCCTTGAGGAAGAACCCGAAACCAAAGTTCTTTTGCTTTGTAGCACTCTCTAAGAACATAAATCACGGATTCAACTTAAAATTTTCGTTATAGatttgcagtttttttttccaactcttCGTACCTATCTCTGTATCCATCCCACTCTCATAGGCAATTGATGTCTTAGGCGCTTGATGCCTCGACTGTTCTGTTTCCATCTGCCTTCATGACTTTTTTTAAATCATCTCTTGCATCTGCAATAAATCACGCCTCTACATGTTATATCTAGTCTACAATGATTTCGTAAATTGTCAATGGTTTACTCTGCTAAAgctagaattttttatttatttattatttacacaATTAAACATAGAGCATTGAGCTGCCGCAATATGAGAGTGTTCGGTGATGAGTTGGGGGTAATACCCAGAATTCCAAAAGCAGAACTTTTGGGTTGATTAACTGCACCACACCAAAAGTCTTTTGGCACTCTGATGCTACCCTTAAAGCATGATGTGATGACAATGAAGGCATTAAATGGAAAATAACCCCAAGAAAGCCTGACAATTTCTGGGTTTAAGTCCAcataataatgaaaagtagttgCATGCAGAACACCTCACATATTAGACAATGTAAGTCGAAAGTTTTCAAGTGATGTAATGATCAAAGTCGTACAAATAAAGCTTACTACATCTAGTTTGCATGAGATTTACCTCAGAAACAGCAGATGGAGCATAAAACTCCTCGATTTCACTAATGCTTCAAGTTGTCCAGCCCCACAGGTATATCCTTTAATGGGGAGCTCATCCCCATCCGGCCATCCTGCTCGGTTGGAGTAGATATTAGTGAGCTGAGGGCTTTCTTAGTAATGCTCCCGCTATCTGATATTCTGATGACACACTATACTTTTCCTAATATATTCCAAACAGCAATTGCAACAGTTAGCAAAGCCATATAGCATCATTAATAAAAGGGTATAGAGTCTATAGACTTAACAATGAGCAAAGCCATGCCAACAGAAAACAATTTGTGGTAGCAAAAATGGAGAAATAACTTGAGTGCGTGATaaaacaacttccttgaaaccaaaaaaacaacacaaaatggggtggtaagAGATGACAAGGTCAACAAACCCAACCAAGTGCGTGTAAACAAGAGGACTTTacttccaaattccaataaaaCAAATGGCTGCAATTTAAAACCACGCATCCGTTCTTCCAGGAAGCCTAATTAGTGCCAAACGCTAGAGAGACAAAACCTCCACCCAAAACTATTAAataacaatttcaaagcttAGTTATGGAACTGAGTTCTGTTACATCTGTAGCAGCAGAATTAGCTGCACAACATGgccaaaaaaagagggaaaaggaGAGACGGGTGCTAGTTTCTACGGATTCTGACAAGGCTTTTGTTTCAAGAATACCATAGTTGCAATTAACGAATACGCTGAGAGATCTCTCCTGTCAAAAGCTATCTCCTCAATTTGGGACGCTTGGAGAGGCTGCTACTAGGAGGGGCTCGAGACTTCCCAAATGACTTGGAGAGGCTGCTACTAGAAGGGGCTCTAGACTTCCCAAATGCCTTTGccttccttctctttctctcatccTCACTATCTGAATCTTCTCCTTTCTCCCTGTCGGCATTGCTGGCTTCCCTCTCCAACTCCTCCCATGTCTTACCTTTTTCTTCCTCGGAGTCTTCTTCTGAGTCTTCCTCCGCCTCATCTTCAGAGTCCACCAAGGATTCACTGTCAGAAGCATCATCTTCTGATTCGGAGACAACCTCCAAATCTGATGGCTCATAACCATGGTCCGACTCCTCTGACTTCTCAGAATCTGAATCACTAGCTTCCAAGTTCAGAAATTCCCAACCACCGTCATCTATGAAGCTCTGTGGATCATCTGTAATTGCTTTCAGAATCTGCCTCCAGTTCAAATTCAATCTGCTTTCATAATACTTGATATCCGTTGTATCAAGCCATTCCTTGATGCCATCAAGTGATGTTGAAGGAATGGAGTCAATCCTAAGTACATCACGCTTGAAGTCCTTAAAAACAATTGTCATATCAAAATTTTTCTGCCCAAGACCAACTCTCTCCAGGTTCACAATCTCAATCTCGCTCAGTGTGATCACAAGGAAAGGAGTCTCTACTAACTCTACCAGGCAGCTTGAAGTTGGAACAATGAAAGCTGAGGCCTTGTGCGGCACCCCATGGAAACCAAGTTCCCTAAGGGGCATGTCAAACTCAAGGTCAAGCCCATTAAATTGGGGCTGGCCCCATAGATCGTTTACTCGACTCACAAAGCTCTGGAAGTCCATGTTGATTTTGTTCTTCCTATCCCTTTCTCGCTGCTCTTCTTCAATCTCATCTGGGTCATAGGCTGACCTCTTTCCGCCTCCCAGCGTCTGCACCACATCCATCACCTCAACATAAAACTGCACATCCTTGGTCTTCTTGTTTCCAACCATGATGTGATTATGCAGATGGAAATGAAGAAGAGTAATCATCTCCTTCTCCGCAGGCTGGAAAAATGCATGCTTGATGTTTGCAAACATGATGTCCACTCGCTCCTCAGGTCTAGTGGTAGAATACCTGAACCCATTTACATGAGCTTCAAGTGTACCAGGAATCTTTCTTCCACGACCACCAAAGACAGGACGGATCCAAAGTTCAGTCAACCTTATTGGTTTGAATCTGTTTCCTGCAAGTTGCAGCTTCTCCTGAGTAACCAGTGTTGCCCTTTCGGCCCTCTCAGACTCCCTGGCCATGACTTGTCGTCTAAGAGTTTTTATCTGCTGAACCACTTCACTTATGTGCCTTGGGTCCTTGGAGCGAAATGAAACCTCTTTCAGATATATAGCACCTTGGTATTTCAGGGAGTTAGCATCATGAGGATTAAAAGGAGTCCCAGGTACGTTAAAAATGATGCGTATATAGCAATTTCGATTTGTGTCACTCTGGCTGGAGACTGTTCTCACGGTAGCAACATGAAAAGGGACCATGCTTCCATAGATAGGCAAAATAACAGCCTCATTTTTCTGGTCGATCTGAATCATCAAATCCCTTGGAGGGGGAAGGTCATTTACATTCTTATAGGCAACCAAATCAGCTGAAGTCCTCGCAGAAGAACGGCTATCCCCTGCACCACTTCCTCCACCAGCAAGACGCCGTGCAGTTTCTTCATTCTTTTGGCGAGCAAGTTCTGCCTGATGCTGCCTCCGTAGCTCCTCCTTTGTAATTTCGTGATTATCTGATCTCAGAGTTGTCTTTGACATGAAAGCCTCTGACCCATTAGCTTCTGGCTTTGCTTTaggtttttcttcttcctcatcatccTCATTGAATGAGTAAGCTACATCTTTAACAGCTTTAGAACTCTTGGAAGTTACAACCTCTGGGTTTTGGTCACCAATGATAACAGTATCTGCCAGTAACAGTGAAAAATTCTGGGTTTTTGGATTTTTGGTCTGACTCTGCAAATTCTGAAAACCAAGTGAAACATTAAAAACCATTTTTGCCTTCACCACTCTATCATTCTTGGAATTTATATTCAAGCCTGACTCACGAAACTCAAGACCAACGCCAGTCCCAGCAGATTTTGTCAGATTGGGAACCAACTCAGGAGCTTCCTTCTCAATTACGGAAAGTGCAGCCTGATATGCAGCACTGATCTTGTTCCCAGGCTTTAGTGCAGAAATTGCTGCTTCATGGGCCTTGAGAAGGACTTCATATGACTTGCTCTGCAGCGGATTCGCATCAATCAAAAAAGTCCTTGCAATATTTGAGCAGTAACTGCTATATCGAGATCCAACAGCACAAATGATCACACTGGCAGAATCATAGTACAGATACTCATCATTGCTTGCAGCACTTGGCCTGAGATCAAACTCTCCTCCACTCTGAAATATTGGAGGGTAACATATATCAATGTTCTCTGCTTTCAGTTTCACCTTAGCTTTAGATGGTTCGAGTATGGCCTTCTCTGTCTCATCCATCAATGAAGAATGGGTGACTTTCTTCTCCTCGTCAATAACATTCTCAAGCTTTGGAACCACAACATTGTTCATCACATTATAAGCCAAAAAAGCAGCCTTCTTCACATTTAAAAGCTCACCAGCATCCTTGACAGCAAACAAGTCAGACAAACCATTGGTCACATCACCAAGCACAAATCCACCATTGTTTAATTTCTCAGCCCATCTTTCCAGAAGGTTCCCTTCAGGAGCCTCTCTTGCAATGTATCCCACAACAATGTCATCACTCGAATGAGCACGGACTGCACGAAATATAGCATCCATTAGAGCAGTTCCATCATCATTCTTTGCCTTCACATGCATGACAACCTCTACCCCAACAGCTTCCTTTGCAGTCTTTTTCACAACTTCGAGAAGAGAGGCTTTCTTCTGGCTGCACAAAAAATGGATTTGTTTCCTGGTGAAAACCATTATTGTCTCCGGAAACTCATAACCCAACAACCAAATGTTCAGAGCCGAGGACTTCAGGTACCGCAGATCCTCTGAAGGTGGCGGAGTTGCTATTGCAAGGACATTAGAGGAACCCCATAAGTCAGCTTTATGTCCATTCCAGTGTGAATAGAGGGCCTTCAATCGTGTT encodes the following:
- the LOC119993132 gene encoding FACT complex subunit SPT16-like — encoded protein: MADQRNVNGQPPNGKTTGAGNAYSIDVENFRTRLKALYSHWNGHKADLWGSSNVLAIATPPPSEDLRYLKSSALNIWLLGYEFPETIMVFTRKQIHFLCSQKKASLLEVVKKTAKEAVGVEVVMHVKAKNDDGTALMDAIFRAVRAHSSDDIVVGYIAREAPEGNLLERWAEKLNNGGFVLGDVTNGLSDLFAVKDAGELLNVKKAAFLAYNVMNNVVVPKLENVIDEEKKVTHSSLMDETEKAILEPSKAKVKLKAENIDICYPPIFQSGGEFDLRPSAASNDEYLYYDSASVIICAVGSRYSSYCSNIARTFLIDANPLQSKSYEVLLKAHEAAISALKPGNKISAAYQAALSVIEKEAPELVPNLTKSAGTGVGLEFRESGLNINSKNDRVVKAKMVFNVSLGFQNLQSQTKNPKTQNFSLLLADTVIIGDQNPEVVTSKSSKAVKDVAYSFNEDDEEEEKPKAKPEANGSEAFMSKTTLRSDNHEITKEELRRQHQAELARQKNEETARRLAGGGSGAGDSRSSARTSADLVAYKNVNDLPPPRDLMIQIDQKNEAVILPIYGSMVPFHVATVRTVSSQSDTNRNCYIRIIFNVPGTPFNPHDANSLKYQGAIYLKEVSFRSKDPRHISEVVQQIKTLRRQVMARESERAERATLVTQEKLQLAGNRFKPIRLTELWIRPVFGGRGRKIPGTLEAHVNGFRYSTTRPEERVDIMFANIKHAFFQPAEKEMITLLHFHLHNHIMVGNKKTKDVQFYVEVMDVVQTLGGGKRSAYDPDEIEEEQRERDRKNKINMDFQSFVSRVNDLWGQPQFNGLDLEFDMPLRELGFHGVPHKASAFIVPTSSCLVELVETPFLVITLSEIEIVNLERVGLGQKNFDMTIVFKDFKRDVLRIDSIPSTSLDGIKEWLDTTDIKYYESRLNLNWRQILKAITDDPQSFIDDGGWEFLNLEASDSDSEKSEESDHGYEPSDLEVVSESEDDASDSESLVDSEDEAEEDSEEDSEEEKGKTWEELEREASNADREKGEDSDSEDERKRRKAKAFGKSRAPSSSSLSKSFGKSRAPPSSSLSKRPKLRR